From Polyangia bacterium, one genomic window encodes:
- a CDS encoding YciI family protein — MRFMVLVKGNAQSEAGILPGEKLLSEMGQFNQEMTSAGVMRTGEGLKSSKYGFRVKQSGSKGAAKVTIVDGPFTESKEVIAGFWIINVASKAEAINWIKRVPHTDGEIEIRPLYEVSDFPVADGEQPDGWREKEQGFRDATDTAAPPPRQPGTTRYLVALKADQATESGALPTEEALAQMGALMDGLAKSGALLGGEGLKPSATGARIKFDGEKRTVTDGPFSETKELIAGYSLIQVKTRDEAIAFAKDWLRVHVETSRVPLVESVLEVRPLFELEDFPVDAAEKPDGWRKREQAMRDRQG, encoded by the coding sequence ATGCGATTCATGGTGCTGGTCAAAGGCAACGCCCAATCCGAAGCGGGGATTCTTCCCGGCGAAAAACTGCTGTCCGAGATGGGCCAGTTCAATCAGGAGATGACCAGCGCCGGCGTGATGCGGACGGGGGAAGGCCTGAAGTCGTCGAAGTATGGCTTTCGGGTCAAGCAGAGCGGCAGCAAGGGCGCGGCCAAGGTGACCATCGTCGACGGCCCCTTCACCGAATCGAAAGAGGTGATCGCCGGCTTCTGGATCATCAATGTCGCCTCGAAGGCAGAGGCCATCAACTGGATCAAACGCGTCCCGCACACCGACGGCGAGATCGAGATTCGCCCGCTTTACGAAGTGTCGGACTTCCCGGTCGCCGACGGTGAACAACCGGATGGCTGGCGCGAAAAGGAACAAGGGTTCCGCGACGCCACCGACACCGCCGCGCCGCCGCCGCGTCAACCGGGCACGACCCGCTACCTGGTCGCCTTGAAAGCGGACCAAGCCACCGAATCGGGCGCCCTGCCGACCGAGGAAGCGCTGGCCCAGATGGGCGCACTGATGGACGGGCTGGCCAAATCGGGCGCGCTGCTGGGCGGCGAAGGTCTCAAGCCCAGCGCCACCGGCGCGCGCATCAAATTTGACGGCGAGAAGCGCACCGTCACCGACGGGCCGTTCTCCGAAACCAAGGAGCTCATCGCCGGCTATTCGCTGATCCAGGTGAAGACGCGCGACGAAGCCATCGCCTTCGCCAAGGACTGGCTGCGCGTACACGTCGAGACCAGCCGCGTGCCCTTGGTCGAAAGCGTGCTGGAGGTGCGACCGCTGTTCGAGCTGGAAGACTTTCCGGTCGACGCCGCCGAGAAACCCGATGGCTGGCGCAAGCGGGAGCAAGCGATGCGCGATCGGCAGGGCTAG
- a CDS encoding DUF2277 domain-containing protein, which yields MCRNIKTLFNFEPPATDDEIRAASVQFVRKLSGFTQPSKLNEAIFNRSVEEVAAIARLLIDGLVTAAPFRDRAIEAEKAKARSAERFGRPDANR from the coding sequence GTGTGCCGCAACATCAAGACCCTTTTCAATTTCGAACCGCCGGCCACCGACGATGAGATCCGGGCCGCCTCGGTGCAGTTCGTGCGCAAGCTGAGCGGGTTCACCCAGCCGTCAAAACTGAACGAAGCCATCTTCAACCGCAGCGTCGAGGAAGTAGCGGCGATCGCCCGGCTACTTATCGACGGCCTGGTGACCGCCGCGCCTTTCCGCGACCGGGCGATCGAGGCCGAGAAGGCCAAGGCGCGGTCGGCGGAACGATTCGGACGGCCCGACGCCAACCGCTAG
- a CDS encoding acyl-CoA desaturase, producing MSVIDSGMVPPLVDAPPAASGWRGYFRLTTVLFAAVHAAAVIGMVLCWSWGGVLLAVASYFIRMVVVTAIYHRYFSHRAFKTSRPMQFLFALAAQTAGQKGVIWWASHHRWHHKYSDTARDIHSAKRRGFWFSHVGWILNDEWNDTDTNLVKDLLKYPELRFLDRPGLSILPIAALGLAVLLIGGGHTFVWAFLVSSVLVWHGSFAINSLSHLFGRRRYATDDDSRNSWWLAVLTTGEGWHNNHHHYPSSANQGFRWWEIDVTYYVLWLLERVGLVWDLRRPPADALAGPVAKSSS from the coding sequence GTGTCGGTCATTGACTCAGGGATGGTTCCTCCGCTCGTCGACGCGCCGCCGGCGGCCAGCGGGTGGCGCGGGTATTTTCGTCTCACCACGGTCCTGTTCGCGGCGGTGCACGCGGCGGCGGTGATCGGGATGGTGTTGTGCTGGTCGTGGGGTGGGGTCCTGCTGGCGGTGGCGTCTTACTTCATTCGCATGGTGGTGGTGACGGCGATCTACCACCGCTATTTTTCCCACCGCGCGTTCAAGACGTCGCGGCCGATGCAGTTCCTCTTTGCTTTGGCTGCGCAGACCGCCGGTCAAAAAGGCGTGATCTGGTGGGCCAGTCATCATCGCTGGCATCACAAATACTCGGACACTGCCCGCGACATTCACTCGGCCAAGCGGCGCGGGTTCTGGTTCTCGCACGTCGGCTGGATCCTGAACGACGAGTGGAATGACACTGATACAAACCTGGTCAAAGATTTGCTGAAGTATCCCGAGCTGCGCTTCCTCGATCGGCCCGGCCTCTCGATCCTGCCCATCGCCGCTCTTGGTCTGGCGGTTCTTCTCATCGGTGGCGGCCACACCTTCGTCTGGGCGTTCCTGGTCTCGTCGGTGCTGGTCTGGCACGGCTCGTTCGCGATCAATTCGCTTTCCCACCTGTTCGGGCGGCGCCGTTACGCGACCGACGACGATTCGCGCAACAGCTGGTGGTTGGCGGTGCTGACCACCGGTGAAGGCTGGCACAACAATCACCACCACTATCCCAGCTCCGCCAATCAGGGTTTTCGTTGGTGGGAGATCGACGTGACCTACTATGTTCTCTGGTTGCTGGAGCGAGTGGGCCTGGTTTGGGATCTGCGCCGCCCTCCGGCGGACGCTCTGGCCGGTCCCGTCGCCAAATCGAGCTCGTGA
- a CDS encoding acyl-CoA dehydrogenase family protein, with protein MGDLPSDITLSPGGGFLIEPTGSATILTPEMLSDEQRMMRDTAEDFMRREVEPRTAEIEQKKPGTMRALLEKAGEVGLLGHDVPEAYGGLGGDKTSSSLITEAVSRLGSFAVSYGAHVGIGTMPLVLFGTPEQRLHYLPSLASGARIAAYALTEPGSGSDALAAKTKAVLSADGKSWKLTGTKQYITNAGFADLFTVFAKVDGEKFTAFLVERGAPGLTIGPEEHKLGIRGSSTCALYLEDCTIPADSVLGTVGQGHKIAFNILNIGRWKLGVGAVGGAKYCLEIGVRYARDRKQFGKPIADFDLIRKKLGDIATQTFVAESMAFRTAGLLDARAHAVDPNDPAAQKKMIDGIEEHSIEASIIKVFGSEMLHASADETLQIFGGAGYIEDYPIERVSRDARINRIFEGTNEINRLLVPGTLLKRALQGRLGLMALVGQVQQELADPTKINRQVPPGPLGREQRQCNFAKRAVAYGASLGVQKYMQGISEKQELLGVLADCLIQIYAMDSAITRTVQLVRAKGEERSRIPIFMTQLFVAQSYESVFHHLREMLMWMSQDEEWGREIRDINSYYQLERVNTFSLRRKIALHVLESGGYAL; from the coding sequence ATGGGTGATCTGCCATCTGACATCACGTTGTCCCCTGGCGGCGGCTTTCTCATCGAGCCGACCGGTTCAGCGACGATCCTGACGCCCGAGATGCTCAGCGACGAGCAGCGCATGATGCGCGACACGGCGGAGGACTTCATGCGCCGCGAGGTCGAGCCGCGCACCGCCGAGATCGAGCAAAAAAAACCCGGCACCATGCGCGCCTTGCTGGAAAAGGCCGGTGAGGTGGGCCTTCTGGGGCACGACGTCCCCGAGGCGTACGGGGGCCTCGGCGGTGACAAGACCAGCTCGAGCCTGATCACCGAAGCGGTCAGCCGCCTGGGCTCGTTCGCCGTCAGTTACGGCGCGCACGTCGGCATCGGAACCATGCCGCTGGTCTTGTTCGGCACGCCCGAGCAACGCTTGCACTACCTGCCCAGCCTGGCCAGCGGAGCGCGAATCGCCGCCTACGCCCTGACCGAACCCGGTTCGGGCTCGGACGCGCTGGCCGCCAAGACGAAAGCGGTGCTTTCCGCCGACGGAAAAAGCTGGAAGCTGACCGGCACCAAGCAATACATCACCAACGCCGGCTTCGCCGATCTGTTCACCGTCTTCGCCAAGGTCGACGGCGAAAAATTCACCGCCTTTCTGGTCGAACGCGGCGCGCCCGGGCTGACCATCGGTCCCGAGGAGCACAAGCTGGGCATCCGCGGCAGCTCGACCTGCGCGCTTTATCTGGAGGATTGCACCATCCCGGCGGACAGCGTCCTTGGCACCGTCGGCCAGGGCCACAAGATCGCCTTCAACATCTTGAACATCGGGCGCTGGAAGCTGGGCGTGGGCGCGGTGGGCGGGGCGAAGTATTGCCTGGAGATCGGCGTCCGCTATGCGCGCGATCGCAAACAGTTCGGCAAACCGATCGCCGATTTCGATCTGATCCGAAAAAAACTGGGCGACATCGCCACCCAGACCTTCGTCGCCGAGTCGATGGCCTTTCGCACGGCGGGTTTGCTGGACGCCCGGGCCCACGCCGTCGATCCGAATGATCCGGCGGCGCAGAAGAAGATGATCGATGGCATCGAGGAGCACTCGATCGAAGCGTCGATCATCAAGGTGTTCGGTTCAGAGATGCTGCACGCTTCTGCCGACGAGACGCTGCAGATCTTCGGCGGCGCCGGTTATATCGAAGATTATCCCATCGAACGGGTCAGCCGCGACGCTCGCATCAACCGCATCTTCGAGGGCACCAACGAGATCAACCGATTGCTGGTCCCGGGCACCTTGCTCAAGCGGGCGTTACAGGGACGACTGGGTTTGATGGCGCTGGTCGGGCAGGTGCAGCAGGAGCTGGCCGACCCGACGAAGATCAATCGCCAGGTCCCGCCCGGGCCGCTGGGACGCGAGCAGCGCCAGTGCAACTTTGCCAAGCGGGCGGTGGCCTACGGCGCGTCGCTGGGCGTGCAGAAGTACATGCAGGGCATCTCGGAAAAGCAAGAGTTGCTGGGGGTGTTGGCTGATTGCCTGATCCAGATCTACGCCATGGATTCGGCCATCACGCGCACCGTGCAACTGGTCCGCGCCAAGGGCGAGGAGAGAAGCCGGATCCCCATCTTCATGACCCAACTCTTCGTCGCGCAATCGTACGAGAGCGTCTTTCACCACCTGCGCGAGATGCTGATGTGGATGTCGCAGGACGAAGAGTGGGGCCGCGAGATCCGCGACATCAACAGCTATTACCAGCTGGAACGCGTGAACACGTTCTCGCTACGCCGCAAGATCGCGCTGCACGTCCTCGAGTCTGGCGGCTACGCGCTCTGA
- a CDS encoding patatin-like phospholipase family protein has translation MSAPTRPPKRGDRPRLALVLSGGGARGAYEAGVMRYIREDLAGDLGGQVRFDIICGTSVGGIHACFFAGTAHVADKQGRMLCDRWESFVLEEMVSFGVKEFLRAPQTLLGGGAIEEFEGERRLGGVVQTQKLERVVRRLIPWQHISSNVKQGFLESLAVTATDIGSGKSVVFVERSGTIPKWSKDPFVRAQAVTMAPEHALASAALPILFPAVAVGERFFCDGGLRQNTPLSPALRLGADKVLVIGLRHKPPIVEGAPEESMPYPGAAFLVGKILDAFLLDHIDYDLDRLRRFNAVIEAVRTVGRDDSQRFDEVVTKMRGAPYRVVGEFMIRPSADLGELAGDVARTGKFKGTGGGAGIQLLRRLATARGASEADLLSYILFDGFYAAEVARLGYEDARAQHAELATFLSDSVIRE, from the coding sequence ATGAGCGCGCCTACCCGGCCCCCCAAACGCGGCGATCGTCCAAGGCTGGCCTTGGTTTTGTCGGGCGGCGGTGCGCGCGGCGCCTACGAAGCGGGCGTGATGCGCTATATCCGCGAGGATCTGGCGGGCGATCTGGGCGGGCAGGTCCGCTTTGACATCATCTGCGGCACCTCCGTCGGTGGCATCCACGCCTGTTTCTTCGCCGGCACGGCCCACGTCGCCGACAAACAGGGTCGGATGCTGTGCGACCGGTGGGAGAGCTTTGTCCTGGAAGAGATGGTCAGCTTTGGCGTGAAAGAGTTCTTGCGCGCGCCGCAGACTCTGCTGGGTGGTGGGGCCATCGAAGAGTTCGAGGGCGAGCGGCGCCTGGGCGGCGTGGTGCAGACGCAGAAGTTGGAGCGCGTGGTGCGCCGCCTCATCCCCTGGCAGCACATCAGCTCGAACGTGAAGCAGGGATTTTTGGAGTCGCTGGCGGTGACCGCCACCGACATCGGCTCGGGAAAGTCGGTGGTGTTCGTCGAACGCTCCGGGACGATCCCCAAGTGGAGCAAGGATCCCTTCGTGCGCGCCCAGGCCGTGACCATGGCGCCCGAGCACGCGCTGGCCTCGGCGGCGTTGCCCATCCTGTTTCCGGCGGTCGCCGTCGGCGAGCGCTTTTTCTGCGACGGAGGTCTGCGCCAGAACACGCCGCTGTCGCCGGCGTTGCGCCTCGGCGCCGACAAGGTGCTGGTGATTGGCCTGCGCCACAAGCCGCCGATCGTGGAAGGCGCGCCCGAAGAATCGATGCCCTATCCGGGAGCGGCGTTTCTGGTCGGCAAGATCCTCGACGCCTTTCTGCTGGACCACATCGACTACGATCTCGATCGCCTGCGGCGGTTCAACGCCGTCATCGAAGCGGTGCGTACGGTGGGCCGCGACGATTCGCAGCGCTTCGACGAGGTGGTGACGAAGATGCGCGGCGCGCCTTATCGCGTGGTGGGCGAGTTCATGATTCGCCCGTCCGCCGATCTCGGCGAGCTGGCCGGCGACGTGGCCCGCACCGGCAAGTTCAAAGGCACCGGCGGCGGGGCCGGCATCCAGCTCCTGCGCCGCCTGGCCACCGCGCGGGGCGCCAGCGAGGCCGACCTGCTGTCGTACATCCTGTTCGACGGCTTTTATGCCGCCGAGGTGGCGCGCCTCGGATACGAAGACGCCCGCGCCCAGCACGCCGAGCTGGCGACGTTCCTGTCCGACTCGGTCATCCGCGAGTGA
- a CDS encoding ClpXP protease specificity-enhancing factor SspB: MHLDARRPGVVVPLHLRAEGHLVLQYGHDLPIPIPDLEIDEYGVRATLSFAKTPHRTVVPWSAVYVVACDDGRGVLYHEDVPEDVSIVAARTGGTPDDLADLEPAPVGEIPAGVNGPSGRITERTLHSVPADAGSVEDEPTAAGRRRRKPQLRLVK, encoded by the coding sequence TTGCATTTGGACGCGCGCCGGCCGGGCGTGGTTGTCCCCTTGCACCTGCGCGCCGAAGGCCATCTGGTGCTGCAATACGGGCACGACCTGCCCATTCCGATTCCTGATTTGGAAATCGACGAGTACGGCGTGCGGGCCACGCTTTCGTTCGCCAAGACGCCGCACCGAACCGTGGTGCCGTGGTCGGCGGTCTACGTGGTGGCCTGCGACGACGGTCGCGGCGTGCTTTATCACGAGGACGTGCCCGAGGACGTTTCCATCGTCGCGGCGCGCACCGGCGGCACCCCCGATGACCTGGCTGACCTGGAACCAGCCCCGGTCGGCGAAATCCCCGCCGGCGTCAACGGCCCCAGCGGGCGCATCACCGAACGAACGCTGCATTCAGTCCCCGCCGATGCGGGCAGTGTCGAAGACGAACCGACCGCCGCTGGACGCCGCCGGCGCAAGCCGCAGCTACGCCTGGTCAAGTAG
- a CDS encoding prenyltransferase/squalene oxidase repeat-containing protein: MPNRTPFAPAPANPARFPSGWRARLARDPIPVLLREGSPALVARVRRDLIADDEAPGPDEVASYPEVKAFLRKQEKKGSFLPKTTEKALGSVKFAACLATLRALDHLAEIGLHLPNPAVEAAAEFLLSSQAKDGGISDLTLAETREGRGKIVALHFHGWALGVLCKAGLDADERVTRGFRFLLENRQADGGWAWRGVRADSAARPSSHLVTGMALRAFATSPTRKTSREARRAAELLATRFLQPDRYPDRKAASYWEQIAEPRFYTDVLDALDCVTAVGLGKENSGVRTAEAYLRGRQQADGLWYPGAPVRPMAGEKPEPPSDKDREAARWLTIRVLMVLRRVN; encoded by the coding sequence GTGCCGAATCGAACGCCCTTCGCGCCAGCCCCGGCGAATCCTGCCCGGTTTCCGTCTGGTTGGCGCGCGCGGTTGGCCCGCGATCCGATTCCGGTGCTGCTGCGGGAGGGCAGCCCGGCCCTGGTCGCCCGGGTGCGGCGCGATTTGATCGCCGACGACGAAGCGCCCGGCCCCGACGAGGTAGCCAGTTATCCTGAAGTGAAGGCCTTTCTGCGCAAGCAGGAAAAAAAAGGCAGCTTTCTGCCCAAGACCACGGAGAAGGCCCTGGGCTCGGTCAAGTTCGCTGCTTGCTTGGCCACGTTGCGCGCGCTGGATCATCTGGCCGAGATTGGCCTTCACTTGCCCAATCCCGCCGTCGAAGCCGCGGCCGAGTTTCTGTTGTCGTCGCAAGCCAAAGACGGTGGAATCTCCGACCTCACGCTGGCTGAGACGCGCGAAGGCCGCGGCAAGATCGTGGCGCTGCATTTCCACGGCTGGGCGCTGGGCGTCCTCTGCAAGGCTGGCCTGGACGCTGACGAGCGCGTCACGCGCGGGTTTCGCTTCTTGCTTGAGAACCGGCAAGCCGACGGGGGCTGGGCCTGGCGGGGCGTGCGCGCCGATTCGGCAGCACGGCCGTCGAGCCACCTGGTCACCGGCATGGCCTTGCGGGCTTTCGCCACCTCGCCGACGCGCAAGACCTCGCGCGAGGCCCGACGCGCCGCTGAGCTTCTGGCAACGCGGTTCCTTCAGCCCGATCGCTATCCGGATCGCAAGGCCGCCAGCTACTGGGAGCAGATCGCCGAGCCGCGTTTTTACACCGACGTGCTGGACGCACTGGATTGCGTGACCGCCGTCGGTCTCGGAAAAGAAAACTCCGGCGTGCGCACGGCCGAGGCCTATCTACGCGGGCGGCAACAGGCCGACGGCCTGTGGTACCCCGGCGCGCCGGTCCGCCCGATGGCCGGCGAGAAGCCCGAACCACCGTCCGACAAAGATCGCGAAGCCGCCCGCTGGCTGACCATCCGCGTGCTGATGGTTTTGCGCCGAGTGAATTAG
- the bioB gene encoding biotin synthase BioB produces MPSFTAGRPLIRHDFTLTQVRAIHDSPLPELMLRAQMVHREHHRPDEVQLCSLLSVKTGGCPEDCAYCPQSSRYDTAVDPARLMTVPEVMEAATRAKEAGASRFCMGAAWREVKDGPAFDQVLQMVRGVRQLGMEACCTLGMLSDEQAAKLADAGLTAYNHNLDTSRAFYGSIISTRTYDDRLRTLNNVRRAGITVCSGGIIGMGESLDDRCAMLMTLANLDPHPESVPVNALVPSPGTPLADRPPVDTIEFVRMIATARILMPKAKVRLSAGRLQMSREAQVLCFLAGANSVFYGEKLLTTGNPDVDADRALLRDAGMRPAPAPGLPTS; encoded by the coding sequence GTGCCGTCTTTTACCGCAGGAAGGCCCTTGATTAGGCACGATTTCACCCTGACCCAGGTTCGCGCCATCCACGATTCGCCGCTGCCCGAGCTGATGCTGCGCGCGCAGATGGTGCACCGCGAACACCACAGACCGGACGAGGTGCAACTGTGCTCGCTGCTGTCTGTGAAGACCGGCGGTTGCCCGGAGGACTGCGCGTATTGTCCGCAATCCTCGCGTTACGACACCGCGGTCGATCCGGCCCGCTTGATGACGGTGCCCGAAGTGATGGAAGCGGCGACGCGGGCAAAAGAAGCCGGCGCCTCGCGTTTCTGCATGGGCGCGGCCTGGCGCGAGGTGAAGGACGGACCGGCGTTCGATCAAGTGCTGCAGATGGTCCGCGGCGTCCGTCAGCTGGGAATGGAGGCCTGCTGCACGCTCGGCATGCTCAGCGACGAGCAAGCGGCCAAGCTGGCCGACGCCGGCCTCACCGCTTACAACCACAACCTCGACACCTCGCGGGCCTTTTACGGGTCGATCATCAGCACGCGCACCTACGACGACCGGCTGCGCACGCTGAACAATGTCCGCCGCGCCGGCATCACCGTTTGCTCGGGCGGGATCATCGGCATGGGCGAATCGCTCGACGATCGTTGCGCCATGCTGATGACGCTGGCCAACCTGGACCCGCACCCGGAGAGCGTGCCAGTGAACGCGCTGGTGCCATCGCCGGGGACGCCGCTTGCCGATCGCCCGCCCGTCGACACCATCGAGTTCGTTCGCATGATCGCCACCGCGCGAATCCTGATGCCGAAGGCGAAGGTGCGCCTGTCGGCAGGCCGCCTGCAGATGTCGCGCGAGGCACAGGTGCTGTGTTTTCTGGCCGGCGCGAACTCGGTGTTCTACGGCGAGAAGCTGCTGACCACCGGCAACCCAGACGTCGACGCCGATCGCGCGCTGCTGCGCGACGCTGGCATGCGACCCGCCCCCGCGCCCGGGTTGCCGACTTCATGA
- a CDS encoding fatty acid desaturase, with amino-acid sequence MSASPLSAAPSLDVRGKLPLLDAVEMSKLRPWLRPWWRPTTGDGPTFFWMILIHAGALAALIVAPLPGWRILAIAYGVHVLGGLGTTVCYHRAIAHKSVKLHPVVRNIFTFFAMINGSGSPLSWAAYHRLHHAKSDTPEDISSPRVGGFWWSHLRWLWQAGAPPIQKYCRELDLPGYRIWARLQIPVLILAFFAAAPFGWAAFLWIGPARLVWALHAQCFVNSICHMRPTSSMDEPTAKNVPWLALMHAFQGENWHQNHHDRPGSARLGATAAQLDVGWYTILLLEKLGLAADVRRPERRVLDVAA; translated from the coding sequence ATGAGCGCCTCGCCGCTGTCCGCCGCGCCGTCGCTCGATGTGCGCGGCAAGCTGCCGCTACTGGACGCCGTCGAGATGTCCAAGCTGCGCCCCTGGCTGCGCCCGTGGTGGCGGCCCACCACCGGCGACGGGCCGACGTTCTTCTGGATGATCCTCATTCACGCCGGCGCGCTGGCCGCCCTGATCGTCGCGCCGTTGCCGGGCTGGCGCATCCTGGCCATCGCCTATGGGGTTCATGTACTGGGCGGTCTGGGGACAACGGTTTGCTACCACCGGGCCATCGCTCATAAATCGGTCAAGCTGCACCCGGTGGTGCGAAACATCTTCACGTTCTTCGCCATGATCAACGGATCGGGCTCGCCGCTGTCGTGGGCGGCCTATCATCGCCTGCACCACGCCAAGTCGGACACCCCGGAGGACATCTCCAGCCCGCGCGTGGGCGGCTTCTGGTGGTCGCACCTGCGCTGGCTGTGGCAAGCGGGCGCCCCACCGATCCAAAAATATTGTCGCGAGCTGGACCTGCCCGGCTATCGCATCTGGGCCCGCCTGCAGATCCCGGTCTTGATCCTGGCGTTTTTTGCCGCGGCGCCGTTCGGCTGGGCGGCGTTCTTGTGGATCGGGCCGGCGCGGCTGGTGTGGGCGCTGCACGCGCAGTGCTTCGTCAACAGCATCTGCCACATGCGCCCGACGTCGTCGATGGACGAGCCGACGGCGAAGAACGTGCCGTGGCTGGCGCTGATGCACGCGTTTCAGGGCGAAAACTGGCACCAGAACCACCACGACCGCCCGGGTTCGGCGCGCCTTGGAGCGACCGCCGCGCAGCTGGACGTCGGCTGGTACACCATCCTGCTGCTGGAAAAGCTGGGCCTGGCCGCCGACGTGCGCCGCCCGGAGCGCCGCGTGCTGGACGTAGCGGCCTGA
- the hisG gene encoding ATP phosphoribosyltransferase, which yields MPRGRILDEALVLFKRAGLDLSAADKSHAGRKLIISIPEHGLRILIVRDTDVPAYVEHGAADIGIAGRDVLAEQDRDLYEPLDLGIGRCRMVVAEPESRPVDESAQVHLRYATKFPEITRRHLQARGTVAEIIKLYGSIEIAPLVGLADRIVDLVSSGETLRQHHLREVETILPISARLCVGRAAAKLYADRVDELVARLRAAVRAGDS from the coding sequence ATGCCGCGCGGGCGGATCCTGGACGAGGCGCTGGTGCTGTTCAAACGCGCCGGGTTGGATCTGAGCGCCGCCGACAAATCGCACGCCGGCCGCAAGCTGATCATTTCCATCCCCGAGCACGGCCTGCGTATCCTGATCGTGCGCGACACCGACGTGCCCGCTTACGTCGAGCACGGCGCCGCCGACATCGGCATCGCCGGCCGCGACGTGCTGGCCGAGCAGGATCGCGATCTCTACGAACCGCTTGATCTGGGCATTGGCCGCTGCCGGATGGTGGTCGCCGAACCCGAGTCGCGCCCGGTCGACGAATCAGCCCAGGTGCACCTGCGCTATGCCACCAAGTTTCCCGAGATCACCCGCCGCCACCTGCAGGCGCGCGGCACCGTCGCGGAGATCATCAAGCTCTACGGTTCGATCGAGATCGCGCCGCTCGTGGGCCTGGCCGATCGCATCGTCGATCTGGTCTCGTCGGGCGAGACCCTGCGCCAGCACCACCTGCGGGAAGTGGAGACCATCCTGCCGATCAGCGCGCGCCTCTGTGTCGGCCGCGCCGCCGCCAAGCTATACGCGGATCGCGTCGACGAATTGGTGGCGCGTCTACGCGCCGCGGTTCGCGCCGGCGATTCGTAA
- the murA gene encoding UDP-N-acetylglucosamine 1-carboxyvinyltransferase produces MQKIVIRGGARLSGEVRVSGAKNAALPILASALLAQGRSIYRNVPALGDVRTMGRLLGNLGAEVTNKPNGLTWVDTTRVGSAGDLEAPYELVKTMRASVVVLGPLVARYGRARVSLPGGCAIGARPIDQHLKGLAAMGAKIELSHGYVTARARRLRGATIVFDLVTVTGTENLMMAAALARGRTTLENAAREPEVEELARVLNKMGAKINGAGTSLITIEGVDELHPIEHSVIPDRIEAGTLLVAAAITRGNVLVRDCLPEHLEAVLAKLRAAGAEVSADGDGIRVRGKADLKPADISTQPFPGFPTDMQAQFMVLMTRARGQSVLTETIFENRFMHVPELQRMGADIVVEGRTAIVRGGTKLTGATVMATDLRASASLVLAGLIAEGTTEILRIYHLDRGYDRLDKKLRALGADIRRAKGSL; encoded by the coding sequence GTGCAAAAGATCGTCATCCGCGGCGGCGCCCGGCTTTCGGGCGAGGTCCGCGTGTCGGGCGCCAAGAACGCGGCGCTACCGATCCTGGCGTCGGCGCTGCTGGCGCAGGGACGATCGATCTATCGCAATGTCCCGGCCCTGGGCGATGTGCGAACCATGGGCCGCCTGCTGGGAAACCTGGGCGCCGAGGTCACCAATAAACCGAACGGCCTGACCTGGGTCGACACCACGCGCGTCGGCAGCGCTGGCGATCTGGAAGCGCCGTACGAGCTGGTGAAGACCATGCGCGCGTCAGTGGTGGTGCTGGGCCCGCTGGTGGCGCGTTACGGTCGGGCGCGCGTCTCGCTGCCCGGCGGCTGCGCCATCGGGGCGCGGCCAATCGATCAACACCTCAAGGGTCTGGCGGCGATGGGCGCCAAGATCGAGCTATCGCACGGGTACGTCACCGCGCGGGCCCGCCGGCTGCGCGGGGCCACCATCGTCTTCGATCTGGTCACCGTCACCGGCACGGAGAATTTGATGATGGCGGCGGCGCTGGCCCGCGGCCGCACCACGCTGGAGAACGCCGCCCGCGAGCCCGAGGTGGAAGAGCTGGCGCGCGTGCTGAACAAGATGGGCGCCAAGATCAACGGCGCCGGCACCAGCCTCATCACCATCGAAGGCGTCGACGAGCTGCACCCCATCGAGCACTCGGTGATTCCCGATCGCATCGAGGCGGGGACGCTGCTGGTGGCCGCCGCCATCACCCGCGGCAACGTGCTGGTGCGCGACTGCCTGCCCGAACACCTGGAAGCCGTGCTGGCCAAGCTGCGCGCGGCGGGCGCCGAGGTCAGCGCCGACGGTGACGGCATCCGCGTGCGCGGCAAGGCCGACCTGAAACCGGCGGACATCTCCACCCAGCCGTTCCCCGGTTTTCCCACCGATATGCAGGCGCAGTTCATGGTCCTCATGACCCGCGCCCGGGGCCAGTCGGTGCTGACCGAGACCATCTTCGAAAATCGCTTCATGCACGTGCCCGAGCTGCAGCGCATGGGCGCCGACATCGTCGTCGAGGGCCGCACCGCCATCGTGCGCGGCGGAACGAAGTTAACCGGCGCCACGGTGATGGCCACCGACCTGCGCGCGTCGGCGTCGCTGGTGCTGGCCGGCCTTATCGCCGAGGGCACCACGGAGATCCTGCGCATCTATCATCTCGATCGCGGCTACGATCGTCTGGACAAGAAGCTGCGGGCGCTGGGGGCGGACATTCGGCGCGCCAAGGGATCGCTGTGA